In one window of Janthinobacterium sp. 1_2014MBL_MicDiv DNA:
- a CDS encoding MarR family winged helix-turn-helix transcriptional regulator: protein MPTPQDEHEQVLQLAGELRILIGKLRRRLREEAHLGDVSMSQSSVLSRLERDGPATASSLARAEGMRPQSMAATVLALTEAQMVTGSPDPADGRQTILTLTDSCRAWIAASRAAREDWLARTIETRLTPQEVTELDKAVALLKRLAQ, encoded by the coding sequence ATGCCTACTCCACAAGACGAACACGAACAAGTGCTGCAACTGGCCGGCGAATTGCGCATTCTCATCGGCAAGCTGCGCCGTCGCCTGCGCGAAGAGGCGCATCTGGGCGACGTCAGCATGTCGCAGTCATCTGTGCTCAGCCGTCTCGAGCGCGACGGCCCGGCCACCGCCAGCAGCCTGGCGCGCGCCGAAGGCATGCGTCCGCAGTCGATGGCCGCCACCGTGCTGGCGCTGACGGAAGCGCAGATGGTGACGGGGTCGCCCGATCCGGCCGACGGGCGGCAGACCATCCTGACCCTGACGGACAGCTGCCGCGCCTGGATCGCGGCCAGCCGCGCCGCGCGCGAAGACTGGCTGGCGCGCACCATTGAAACGCGGCTCACGCCGCAGGAAGTCACCGAACTGGACAAGGCGGTGGCATTACTCAAACGTTTGGCGCAGTGA
- a CDS encoding MFS transporter has product MKNTFRSLRNPNYRIWAGGALVSNVGTWMQRTAQDWLVLSELTQHNASAVGIVMALQFGPQLLLLPLTGMAADLLDRRKLLLFTQAAMGLLALGLGVLCISGLVQLWHVYVFAFLLGCVTAFDSPVRQTFVSEIVDEEDLTNAVALNSTSFNAARMLGPAVAGLLISSVGSGWVFIINAVSFAAVIGSLLLLRVQLLRRAPRLKATRASLGEGFRYVRQRPDLMAILLMLFLIGTFGLNFPIFLSTMSVTAFHAGAGQYGVLSSVMACGSVAGALLAAGRGRPTLALLLGAAALFGFACALAAVMPNYWLFGMVLVVIGIAAQTFTTSVNSSVQLSTAPAMRGRVMAILLAISAGGTPLGAPIVGWVADTFGPRWALGIGALSGLAAALVGVRYLVRHHQLRLNVDLRRWRFALSSDQP; this is encoded by the coding sequence ATGAAAAACACATTCCGTTCGCTACGCAATCCCAATTACCGTATCTGGGCCGGCGGCGCCCTCGTGTCGAATGTCGGCACCTGGATGCAGCGCACGGCGCAGGATTGGCTGGTGCTGAGCGAATTGACGCAGCACAATGCCAGCGCCGTCGGCATCGTCATGGCCTTGCAATTCGGCCCGCAGCTGCTGTTGCTGCCCCTGACGGGCATGGCGGCCGACCTGCTGGACCGGAGAAAATTGCTGTTGTTCACGCAGGCGGCCATGGGCTTGCTGGCGCTGGGCCTGGGCGTGCTGTGCATCAGCGGCCTGGTGCAACTGTGGCATGTGTATGTGTTTGCCTTCCTGCTGGGCTGCGTGACGGCCTTCGATTCGCCCGTGCGCCAGACCTTTGTTTCCGAGATCGTCGACGAGGAAGACTTGACGAACGCCGTGGCGCTGAATTCCACCTCGTTCAATGCGGCGCGCATGCTGGGCCCGGCCGTGGCCGGTTTGCTGATCAGCAGCGTCGGCAGCGGCTGGGTCTTCATCATCAACGCCGTCTCGTTTGCCGCCGTGATCGGTTCGCTGTTGCTGCTGCGCGTGCAATTGCTGCGCCGCGCGCCGCGCCTGAAAGCCACGCGCGCCAGCCTGGGCGAAGGTTTCCGCTACGTGCGCCAGCGGCCCGACCTGATGGCCATCCTGCTGATGCTGTTCCTGATCGGCACCTTTGGCTTGAATTTCCCGATTTTCCTGTCGACCATGTCGGTGACGGCCTTCCATGCGGGGGCCGGCCAGTATGGCGTGCTCAGTTCCGTGATGGCTTGCGGTTCCGTGGCCGGCGCCCTGCTGGCGGCGGGGCGCGGCAGGCCCACCCTGGCGCTGCTGCTGGGCGCGGCCGCGCTGTTCGGCTTTGCCTGCGCACTGGCGGCCGTGATGCCCAACTACTGGCTGTTCGGCATGGTGCTGGTGGTGATCGGCATCGCCGCGCAAACCTTTACCACCAGCGTCAACAGCAGCGTGCAACTGTCGACGGCGCCCGCCATGCGGGGCCGCGTGATGGCCATCCTGTTGGCGATCTCGGCTGGCGGCACGCCGCTGGGCGCGCCCATCGTGGGCTGGGTGGCCGATACCTTCGGCCCGCGCTGGGCGCTGGGCATAGGCGCCCTGTCGGGGCTGGCGGCGGCCCTGGTCGGCGTGCGCTATCTGGTCAGGCATCACCAGTTGCGCCTGAACGTGGACCTGCGGCGCTGGCGTTTTGCGCTGAGCAGCGACCAGCCCTGA
- the fliR gene encoding flagellar biosynthetic protein FliR, whose product MLTLSSIELNTWIAALLWPLSRILGLIAAAPLFGNAAVPATVKVSLGAMLAMIIAPTVPALPAVNPMSLAGLLILTQEMLVGLAMGFSIRIVFSAIEMAGEISSLTMGLGFASFFDPQTKGRSSAISQFLVMLATLMFLTVNGHLVLLAALAESFVSLPISSSPVSGGGFQQLAAWGGEIFRSGLQISLPIIAALLLTNVALGILTRAAPQLNIFGIGFPVTLGVGLLVIGMVLPYLATPFQNMFLRGIETARLLPRGFATRDRPPPPVPPNPLRPAPPAQPAPLPAP is encoded by the coding sequence ATGCTGACCCTGTCCAGCATTGAACTGAACACGTGGATCGCAGCTCTGCTGTGGCCGCTTAGCCGCATCCTTGGCCTGATCGCGGCCGCGCCGCTGTTCGGCAACGCGGCCGTGCCGGCCACCGTCAAGGTCTCGCTGGGCGCCATGCTGGCCATGATCATCGCCCCCACCGTGCCGGCATTGCCTGCGGTCAATCCCATGTCGCTGGCGGGATTGCTGATACTGACGCAGGAAATGCTGGTGGGACTGGCCATGGGCTTTTCCATCCGCATCGTATTTTCCGCCATCGAGATGGCCGGCGAAATCAGCAGCCTGACCATGGGCCTGGGCTTCGCCTCGTTCTTCGACCCGCAAACCAAGGGCAGGTCTTCCGCCATCAGCCAGTTCCTCGTCATGCTGGCCACATTGATGTTTTTGACTGTCAACGGGCACCTGGTCTTGCTGGCGGCGCTGGCGGAAAGCTTCGTCAGCCTGCCGATTTCATCGAGTCCGGTCAGCGGCGGCGGCTTTCAGCAGCTGGCCGCCTGGGGCGGGGAAATCTTCCGTTCCGGCTTGCAAATTTCCCTGCCCATCATCGCCGCCCTGCTGCTGACCAACGTGGCACTGGGCATTTTGACGCGCGCCGCGCCGCAGCTGAACATCTTCGGTATCGGCTTCCCCGTCACCCTGGGCGTGGGCTTGCTGGTGATCGGCATGGTGCTGCCCTACCTGGCCACGCCATTCCAGAACATGTTCCTGCGCGGCATAGAAACGGCACGTCTGCTGCCGCGCGGCTTCGCCACGCGCGACCGCCCGCCGCCGCCCGTGCCGCCGAATCCCCTGCGCCCCGCGCCGCCGGCCCAGCCAGCGCCGCTGCCCGCACCGTAA
- the fliQ gene encoding flagellar biosynthesis protein FliQ, producing the protein MTPESVMTLGRHAMEITLMVAAPMLLVALIIGLIVSIFQAATQINEATLSFIPKLVGIFIAIVVAGPWMLSVMLDYMRQVFTGIPNLVG; encoded by the coding sequence ATGACACCCGAAAGCGTCATGACCCTGGGCCGCCATGCGATGGAAATCACGCTGATGGTGGCCGCGCCCATGCTGCTGGTCGCCCTCATCATCGGCTTGATCGTCAGTATCTTCCAGGCCGCCACGCAGATCAACGAGGCGACCCTGTCCTTCATTCCCAAGCTGGTGGGCATTTTCATCGCCATCGTCGTGGCCGGCCCATGGATGCTGTCCGTCATGCTCGACTACATGCGCCAGGTATTTACCGGCATCCCGAACCTGGTGGGCTAG
- the fliP gene encoding flagellar type III secretion system pore protein FliP (The bacterial flagellar biogenesis protein FliP forms a type III secretion system (T3SS)-type pore required for flagellar assembly.) produces the protein MTQAKQALALRNIKTPLTWLLAVAALALPLWALAQPGIPAFTSTPAPGGGQNYSLPVQTLILMTSLTFLPAALLMMTCFTRIIIVLSLLRQAIGTQSAPPNQVLVGLALFLTLFVMGPVFDKIYTDAYQPYQENKISMQQAMDKGVEPLKTFMLKQTRQADLALFAKMSRAPDLQGPEDVPLRILVPAFVTSELKTAFQIGFAIFIPFLIIDMVVASVLMSMGMMMMSPATISLPFKLMLFVLVDGWQLLLGSLSQSFY, from the coding sequence ATGACGCAGGCGAAACAGGCGCTGGCATTGCGCAATATCAAGACTCCGCTGACCTGGCTGCTGGCTGTCGCCGCGCTGGCGCTGCCGCTGTGGGCCCTGGCCCAGCCGGGCATCCCCGCGTTTACCAGCACGCCGGCGCCGGGCGGCGGCCAGAACTATTCGCTGCCGGTACAGACGCTCATCCTGATGACGTCGCTCACCTTTTTGCCGGCGGCCCTGTTGATGATGACCTGCTTTACGCGCATCATCATCGTGCTGTCCCTGCTGCGCCAGGCCATCGGCACGCAATCGGCGCCGCCGAACCAGGTGCTGGTGGGACTGGCCCTGTTCCTCACCCTGTTCGTCATGGGCCCCGTGTTCGACAAGATTTATACGGATGCCTACCAGCCTTACCAGGAAAACAAGATCAGCATGCAGCAGGCGATGGACAAGGGCGTCGAACCGCTGAAAACCTTCATGCTGAAACAGACGCGCCAGGCCGACCTGGCCCTGTTCGCCAAGATGTCGCGCGCGCCAGACTTGCAAGGCCCGGAAGACGTGCCGCTGCGCATCCTCGTGCCGGCCTTCGTCACCAGCGAACTGAAGACGGCGTTCCAGATCGGTTTTGCCATCTTCATCCCCTTCCTCATCATCGACATGGTGGTCGCCAGCGTGCTGATGTCGATGGGCATGATGATGATGTCGCCGGCGACGATCTCGCTGCCGTTCAAGCTGATGCTGTTCGTGCTCGTCGATGGCTGGCAATTACTGCTGGGCTCGCTGTCACAGAGTTTTTACTAG
- the fliO gene encoding flagellar biosynthetic protein FliO produces the protein MKPGLLISTMLPLVAACCIAQAAPAPASIPTAAPAASAAVASTPAEGASGQAGAVPAAAAAATTSPAAAMPAMPPGAPMTMAPTSSAGSLLQTIFALVFVLALLIGLAWFMKRYGPKAMGGNARMRVVSSLNLGGRERIVLIEVADQWIVVGASPGRVNALATMPRQEGDLPQLATAQNGPAAANFSEWLKQTIEKRNGK, from the coding sequence ATGAAGCCTGGCCTGTTGATTTCCACCATGCTGCCGCTCGTGGCGGCATGCTGCATTGCCCAGGCGGCGCCGGCGCCCGCTTCCATCCCGACAGCAGCGCCGGCGGCCAGCGCCGCCGTCGCCAGCACGCCTGCCGAGGGCGCAAGCGGGCAAGCCGGGGCCGTCCCCGCGGCTGCGGCTGCGGCCACCACCTCGCCTGCCGCCGCCATGCCCGCCATGCCGCCCGGCGCGCCGATGACCATGGCGCCCACATCGTCCGCCGGCAGCTTGCTGCAAACCATCTTCGCGCTCGTCTTCGTGCTGGCCCTGCTGATCGGCCTGGCCTGGTTCATGAAGCGCTACGGTCCGAAAGCCATGGGCGGCAATGCACGGATGCGCGTCGTCAGCTCGCTCAACCTCGGTGGACGCGAACGCATCGTGCTGATCGAAGTGGCCGACCAGTGGATCGTCGTCGGCGCCTCGCCCGGCCGCGTGAATGCGCTGGCCACCATGCCGCGCCAGGAAGGCGACTTGCCGCAACTGGCGACGGCGCAAAACGGCCCCGCGGCCGCCAATTTTTCCGAATGGCTGAAACAGACCATCGAAAAGCGCAATGGGAAATAA
- the fliN gene encoding flagellar motor switch protein FliN — protein sequence MSDNQDDQSAEDDWGAAIAEQAKAEAEALQNQAANTASAASAAVFKDFSKQASKSETHNDIDFILDIPVQLTVELGRTKIAIKNLLQLAQGSVVELDGLAGEPMDVLVNGCLIAQGEVVVVNDKFGIRLTDIITPSERIRKLNK from the coding sequence ATGTCTGACAACCAAGACGACCAAAGCGCGGAAGACGATTGGGGCGCGGCCATTGCCGAGCAGGCCAAGGCGGAAGCCGAAGCGCTGCAGAACCAGGCCGCCAATACGGCCAGCGCGGCCAGCGCCGCCGTGTTCAAGGACTTTTCCAAGCAGGCGTCGAAGTCGGAAACGCACAACGATATCGATTTCATCCTCGATATCCCCGTGCAGCTGACGGTCGAACTGGGCCGCACCAAGATCGCCATCAAGAACCTGCTGCAACTGGCGCAGGGTTCCGTGGTCGAGCTCGACGGCCTGGCCGGCGAGCCGATGGACGTGCTGGTCAACGGCTGCCTGATCGCCCAGGGCGAAGTGGTGGTGGTGAATGACAAGTTCGGCATCCGCCTGACCGACATCATCACGCCGTCCGAACGTATCCGAAAACTCAATAAATGA
- the fliM gene encoding flagellar motor switch protein FliM yields MADNFLSQEEVDALLKGVNGDQDDAQAPEDVTGVRTYNLATQERIVRGRMPTLEIINERFARLLRVGLFNFLRRSAEVSVGSVRVSKYSEFIRNLVVPTNLNLVHMKPLRGTALMVFDPGLVFLLVDNLFGGDGRFHTRVEGRDFTQTEQRIILRILDIVFEAYTKSWEPVFPVEFEYIRSEMNTQFANIATPNEVVVASTFTVELGSVSGQIHFCMPYSMIEPIRDSLTSSLQGEALEVDKRWIRLMTQQIQIAEVELVASLGTARVSFDEILNMKVGDIIPLNIPELIAATVDGVPVMDCTYGVLNGQYALKVEKLLANADNMNNH; encoded by the coding sequence ATGGCCGATAATTTCCTCTCCCAGGAAGAAGTCGATGCCCTTCTGAAGGGCGTCAACGGAGACCAGGACGACGCGCAGGCGCCGGAAGACGTCACGGGAGTTCGTACCTACAACCTGGCGACCCAGGAGCGCATCGTGCGCGGCCGGATGCCGACGTTGGAAATTATCAACGAGCGTTTTGCCCGTCTGCTGCGCGTGGGGCTGTTCAACTTCCTGCGCCGCAGCGCGGAAGTGTCGGTCGGCTCCGTGCGCGTGTCGAAATACAGCGAGTTCATCCGTAACCTGGTGGTGCCGACCAATCTGAACCTGGTGCACATGAAGCCGCTGCGCGGCACGGCCCTGATGGTCTTCGATCCGGGCCTCGTGTTTTTGCTGGTCGACAACCTGTTCGGCGGCGACGGGCGCTTTCATACGCGCGTCGAAGGGCGCGACTTTACGCAGACGGAGCAGCGCATCATTCTGCGCATCCTCGATATCGTCTTCGAAGCCTATACCAAGTCGTGGGAGCCGGTCTTCCCCGTCGAGTTCGAATATATCCGTTCGGAAATGAACACGCAGTTCGCCAACATCGCCACGCCCAACGAGGTGGTGGTAGCCTCCACGTTTACGGTGGAACTGGGCTCCGTTTCCGGACAAATCCACTTCTGCATGCCGTATTCGATGATCGAGCCGATCCGCGATTCGCTGACCTCGAGCCTGCAGGGCGAGGCGCTGGAAGTGGACAAGCGCTGGATCCGCCTGATGACGCAGCAGATCCAGATCGCCGAAGTCGAGCTGGTGGCGTCGCTGGGCACGGCGCGCGTGTCGTTCGATGAAATCCTGAACATGAAGGTGGGCGACATCATTCCGCTCAACATCCCGGAACTGATCGCCGCCACCGTCGACGGCGTGCCCGTGATGGATTGCACATATGGCGTGTTGAACGGACAATATGCGCTGAAGGTTGAAAAGTTGCTGGCCAATGCCGACAACATGAACAATCATTAA
- the fliL gene encoding flagellar basal body-associated protein FliL — MKADPKADAALAPAGASKKKLLIIVLASVLVAGGLGGGAAWYFLHGKSDKADTSSSKKKQVSKAGPPVFVPIDAFTVNLQPENGEQYLQIAFTLQASSPEEMDLIKLNMPKVRSRLLLLLSGKKASELNTVEGKQQLAAEIIGQVNQPFEDKGPEQDVTDVLFTAFIIQ; from the coding sequence ATGAAAGCAGATCCGAAAGCAGACGCAGCCCTGGCACCGGCCGGCGCGTCAAAAAAGAAGCTTCTGATCATAGTGCTGGCCTCGGTTCTAGTGGCTGGCGGCCTCGGTGGCGGTGCGGCCTGGTATTTCTTGCATGGCAAGTCCGACAAGGCTGACACCAGCTCCAGCAAGAAAAAACAGGTGTCGAAGGCAGGGCCGCCCGTGTTCGTGCCCATCGATGCCTTCACCGTCAACTTGCAGCCGGAAAATGGCGAGCAATACCTGCAGATCGCGTTTACCCTGCAGGCGAGCAGTCCCGAAGAAATGGATTTGATCAAGCTGAACATGCCGAAGGTGCGCAGCCGCCTGTTGCTGTTGCTGTCTGGCAAGAAAGCCTCGGAACTCAATACCGTGGAAGGCAAGCAGCAACTGGCGGCGGAAATCATCGGCCAGGTGAACCAGCCGTTCGAGGACAAAGGGCCGGAGCAGGACGTGACGGACGTATTATTTACCGCATTCATCATTCAATAA